In Portunus trituberculatus isolate SZX2019 chromosome 10, ASM1759143v1, whole genome shotgun sequence, one genomic interval encodes:
- the LOC123501853 gene encoding uncharacterized protein LOC123501853, translating to MQLKSAPYGVCPLTWLSCPPSYLSLLDKIQHRAQRLIRLKAPPDQPSPTMQPLQQRRDVAGLCVIYKTHKQGAPHLTALRQPWAQPHGHTTRAATSRVHQLVVPFARTETFLRSFLPRYTRMWNHLVMQTQLHYTTSLHTFKSAANAWIKQP from the coding sequence TCCTGCCCCCCCTCATACTTAAGCCTTCTAGACAAGATCCAGCATCGAGCACAACGCCTGATACGTCTAAAGGCCCCGCCAGACCAGCCGTCCCCTACCATGCAGCCTCTTCAGCAGCGTCGTGATGTGGCAGGGTTGTGTGTCATCTACAAGACACATAAGCAAGGCGCCCCGCACCTGACTGCACTCCGCCAGCCCTGGGCACAGCCACATGGCCACACCACCAGAGCTGCCACATCCAGGGTTCACCAACTCGTCGTCCCTTTTGCTAGGACGGAgaccttccttcgctccttccttccacgttaTACGCGAATGTGGAACCATCTGGTTATGCAGACACAGCTTCACTACACCACCTCCCTACACACCTTTAAGTCTGCTGCCAATGCATGGATTAAACAACCATAG